One window of the Mycobacterium sp. SVM_VP21 genome contains the following:
- a CDS encoding plasmid replication initiator protein has product MVRRASSTGFESWWRRAESVGFCAHPIQLRGTDEIGRDRVVWTRCNNRRAQVCPSCSDLYARDTWQLVHAGTAGGHHNIPAAVADRPQVFVTLTAPSYGPVHAAARAGDKKQRVCRDHHHTGGYRRCPHGKPLWCSTTHGEGDIYAGQPICADCYDYTGHVLFTWHLPELWRRFTITLRRTLRRELRASGADPDAVQVSFIKVVELQARLIPHIHALIRLDPPDSDDSGGHDWHAPLAATELATIIQQAVRTVAVTVTDSSSNTATRVIRFGTQVDTQPIDNRHAGTDGSAVQEDSPHGGVLPGRRVARYLAKYVTKSLADVGISARRISTEAIADLDVCDHVRAILTAISQLADKGLAGVGRWLHTLGYRGHITSKSRRYSTTMTALRERRAAWTREQRLKSTAHQHDLGLDSTDGDDLVAWEFDRAGPTSLGDRTLIYSAAVQHIHTRRIGLIEVRGQARNQQWDPPGGSDG; this is encoded by the coding sequence ATGGTGCGCCGCGCGTCCTCGACGGGGTTCGAATCGTGGTGGCGGCGCGCGGAATCTGTTGGCTTCTGCGCCCACCCCATCCAACTCAGAGGTACCGACGAGATAGGCCGCGATCGGGTGGTGTGGACACGGTGCAACAACCGCCGCGCACAGGTATGCCCATCGTGCTCAGACCTGTACGCCCGCGACACGTGGCAGCTCGTGCACGCTGGCACCGCCGGCGGCCACCACAACATCCCCGCAGCAGTGGCCGATCGTCCGCAGGTGTTCGTCACCCTCACCGCACCTAGCTACGGGCCTGTTCACGCCGCCGCGCGTGCAGGCGACAAGAAGCAGCGTGTGTGTCGCGACCACCACCACACTGGCGGCTACCGCCGATGCCCGCATGGAAAACCACTGTGGTGCAGCACAACCCACGGCGAAGGTGATATCTATGCGGGACAGCCGATCTGCGCGGACTGCTACGACTACACCGGGCATGTCCTGTTCACATGGCACCTGCCCGAACTGTGGCGACGCTTCACCATCACCCTGCGACGCACACTGCGCCGAGAGCTACGTGCTTCGGGCGCCGACCCGGATGCGGTGCAGGTCAGCTTCATCAAAGTCGTCGAACTGCAAGCCCGGCTCATCCCGCACATTCATGCCCTGATCCGCCTCGACCCGCCCGACAGCGATGACTCTGGCGGTCATGACTGGCATGCGCCCCTTGCGGCAACCGAACTGGCCACCATCATCCAACAGGCCGTTCGAACCGTGGCCGTGACGGTCACCGACTCATCCTCAAATACAGCGACACGGGTGATCAGGTTCGGCACACAAGTCGACACCCAACCCATCGACAACCGGCACGCCGGCACGGACGGCTCTGCTGTGCAGGAGGATTCACCACACGGCGGGGTTCTTCCAGGCCGCCGCGTAGCTCGCTACCTCGCGAAATACGTCACCAAATCCTTAGCTGACGTCGGGATCAGCGCGCGACGCATCTCCACCGAGGCCATCGCTGACCTCGATGTCTGCGACCACGTTCGGGCGATCCTGACCGCCATCAGCCAACTCGCCGATAAGGGACTGGCCGGTGTCGGTCGGTGGCTGCACACCCTGGGCTACCGGGGCCACATCACCAGCAAATCCCGCCGCTATTCCACCACGATGACCGCGCTGCGCGAACGTCGCGCGGCCTGGACCCGTGAACAACGTTTAAAAAGCACTGCGCACCAACATGATCTCGGCCTCGACTCCACCGATGGCGATGATCTGGTGGCATGGGAATTCGATCGTGCCGGCCCCACCAGCCTCGGCGACCGGACCCTCATCTACTCCGCGGCCGTCCAACACATCCACACCCGCCGTATCGGACTGATCGAAGTCCGTGGCCAAGCCCGCAATCAACAATGGGATCCGCCAGGGGGAAGCGATGGCTGA
- a CDS encoding recombinase family protein, which produces MSLRFAFYGRVSTEDAQDPEASRSWQKRRAMDLITPHGGFIAADYFDVGQSRSLPWKRRPEASRLLADVACRDRSFDAVVIGEPARAFYGPQFALTFPVLTHYGVGLWVPEVGGAVDPGSEAHDLVMTLFGGMSKGERARIQMRVRTAMSALAHDTARYLGGRPPYGYRLVDAGPHPNPAKANLGQRLHRLEPDPATSSVVERIYRMYADGAGLRYIAQRLTDDGVPSPSQYDPARNRHRDPRGWSHSAIRAILDNPAYRGIRVWGKQEKYEVLVNPDDVAAGYETRMRWRDEADWIAPERRTHEALIRDELAQAVRLRMQARRGPGLVCSRESTVPYALRGLLFCAACGRRMQGAARAGKRTTRILYRCELGKSRSVPADLSDHPRTVYLREDEVTARLDEWIATLADPADLARGQDADPVAGAGYAALRRQLSEANAKVAALVTAVESGVAVEDLTVALRRRTAERDELKVRLEQAERPRVMTAAQISELVEELGGLSAVLGEATGAERAQVYASLGLRLDYDPHLQRVTATADLSRVAGRVRGGT; this is translated from the coding sequence GTGAGCCTGAGGTTCGCCTTCTATGGCCGAGTGAGCACGGAGGACGCTCAAGACCCGGAGGCGAGCCGCAGCTGGCAGAAGCGGCGTGCCATGGACCTGATCACTCCGCACGGCGGATTCATCGCCGCCGACTACTTCGATGTGGGACAGAGCCGTTCACTGCCGTGGAAGCGCAGGCCAGAGGCGTCACGTCTGCTTGCTGATGTCGCTTGTCGGGACCGTAGCTTTGATGCCGTAGTGATTGGGGAACCCGCCCGTGCGTTCTACGGGCCGCAGTTCGCGCTCACCTTCCCTGTCCTCACGCACTACGGAGTTGGCCTGTGGGTACCCGAGGTCGGCGGAGCGGTCGATCCCGGCTCCGAGGCACACGACCTGGTGATGACTCTGTTCGGCGGCATGAGCAAGGGAGAGCGCGCTCGAATCCAGATGCGCGTCCGTACGGCGATGTCAGCACTCGCGCACGACACCGCCAGATATCTCGGTGGTCGACCACCCTACGGTTACCGGCTCGTCGATGCCGGCCCGCATCCAAACCCTGCCAAGGCCAATCTTGGGCAGCGGCTTCACCGCCTCGAACCCGACCCCGCGACATCTTCGGTCGTCGAGCGGATCTACCGCATGTACGCCGACGGAGCGGGCCTGCGCTATATCGCGCAACGGCTCACCGACGATGGTGTACCGTCACCGAGCCAGTACGACCCGGCACGGAATCGGCATCGTGACCCACGAGGATGGTCCCATTCGGCGATCCGCGCGATACTCGACAACCCGGCGTACCGCGGTATCCGTGTTTGGGGCAAGCAGGAGAAATACGAGGTTCTGGTCAACCCCGATGATGTCGCTGCGGGGTATGAGACTCGTATGCGGTGGCGTGATGAGGCCGACTGGATCGCACCAGAACGCCGCACGCATGAAGCGCTGATCCGTGACGAACTAGCGCAGGCTGTTCGTCTTCGGATGCAGGCGCGGCGGGGTCCCGGTCTTGTTTGCAGCAGAGAGTCAACAGTGCCATATGCACTGCGTGGGCTGCTGTTCTGTGCCGCATGTGGACGGCGGATGCAGGGCGCTGCCCGCGCCGGGAAGCGAACAACACGCATCCTCTACCGTTGTGAGCTCGGTAAGTCGCGTTCGGTACCCGCGGACCTGAGTGATCACCCGCGCACCGTCTACCTCCGTGAAGATGAGGTGACTGCGCGACTTGACGAATGGATCGCCACCCTGGCCGATCCGGCCGACTTGGCACGCGGGCAAGACGCGGACCCGGTAGCAGGGGCTGGCTACGCGGCCTTGCGGCGCCAGCTCAGCGAGGCGAATGCGAAGGTTGCTGCTCTGGTTACCGCCGTGGAGTCTGGTGTGGCCGTTGAGGATTTGACTGTTGCATTGCGCCGCCGCACCGCCGAGCGCGACGAGCTGAAGGTCCGTCTTGAGCAAGCGGAGCGACCTCGCGTCATGACTGCCGCACAAATCAGCGAGTTGGTTGAGGAATTGGGCGGGCTGTCAGCAGTGCTTGGTGAGGCAACCGGGGCGGAACGCGCTCAGGTATACGCAAGCCTGGGCCTGCGCCTCGACTACGACCCGCATCTTCAGCGAGTCACGGCGACTGCCGACTTAAGTCGTGTCGCCGGACGTGTCCGAGGGGGGACTTGA
- a CDS encoding M20/M25/M40 family metallo-hydrolase: MTDFPDPAGDAVGEVVELVSTLIRFDTSNTGEPATTKGEADCARWVAAQLEEVGYETEYLESGAPGRGNVFARLKGSDSSRGALLIHGHLDVVPAEASEWSVHPFSGAVTDGYVWGRGAVDMKDMVGMMIAVARHLARAGITPPRDLVFAFVADEEAGGKYGAHWLVENRPDLFAGVTEAIGEVGGFSLTVPRRDGGERRLYLIETAEKGLSWMRLRAHGRAGHGSMINDDNAVTTVAEAVARLGRHRFPLVLSDAVVEFLAAVSEETGHTIDVDSPDLEGMIEKLGPVSRIINATLRDTATPTMLAAGYKANVIPAAAEAVVDCRVLPGRQAAFEAEVDALIGPGVTREWVAHQPPVETTFDGDLVEAMNAALLACDPDARTVPYMLSGGTDAKAFAKLGIRCFGFAPLRLPPDLDFSALFHGVDERVPVDALEFGTRVLHHFLTHC, from the coding sequence GTGACCGATTTCCCCGATCCAGCCGGAGACGCCGTGGGCGAGGTGGTCGAACTCGTCAGCACGCTCATCCGCTTCGACACTTCCAACACCGGAGAGCCGGCCACCACCAAAGGTGAGGCCGACTGCGCACGCTGGGTGGCCGCCCAGCTCGAGGAAGTGGGCTATGAGACCGAATACCTCGAATCCGGGGCGCCGGGACGGGGCAACGTGTTCGCGCGCCTCAAAGGCAGCGACTCAAGCCGCGGGGCGCTACTGATCCATGGGCACCTCGACGTGGTGCCCGCCGAGGCCAGCGAGTGGAGTGTGCACCCGTTCTCGGGCGCGGTCACCGACGGCTATGTCTGGGGCCGCGGCGCGGTCGACATGAAGGACATGGTCGGGATGATGATCGCCGTGGCCCGGCACTTGGCCCGGGCCGGGATCACCCCGCCGCGTGACCTGGTCTTCGCGTTCGTCGCCGACGAGGAAGCCGGCGGAAAGTACGGCGCGCACTGGCTCGTCGAGAACCGTCCCGATTTGTTCGCCGGGGTCACCGAGGCGATCGGGGAGGTGGGCGGTTTTTCGCTGACGGTGCCGCGCCGCGACGGCGGGGAGCGTCGGCTATACCTGATCGAGACCGCGGAGAAGGGGTTGTCCTGGATGCGGTTGCGGGCCCACGGCCGGGCCGGGCACGGGTCGATGATCAACGACGACAACGCCGTCACCACCGTGGCCGAGGCGGTGGCCCGGCTGGGCCGACACCGGTTCCCACTGGTGCTTTCCGATGCCGTGGTGGAGTTTCTCGCCGCGGTCAGCGAGGAGACCGGGCACACCATCGACGTCGACTCCCCGGACCTGGAGGGAATGATCGAGAAGCTGGGACCGGTCTCCCGCATCATCAACGCCACCCTGCGCGACACCGCGACCCCGACCATGTTGGCGGCCGGTTACAAGGCCAACGTGATCCCGGCGGCGGCCGAGGCGGTAGTGGACTGTCGGGTGCTGCCCGGCCGCCAGGCGGCGTTCGAGGCCGAGGTCGACGCGCTGATCGGCCCCGGCGTCACTCGGGAATGGGTCGCCCACCAGCCACCCGTCGAGACCACCTTCGACGGCGACCTGGTCGAGGCGATGAACGCCGCGCTGCTGGCTTGCGACCCCGACGCCCGCACCGTGCCCTACATGCTGTCCGGCGGAACGGACGCAAAAGCGTTCGCCAAGTTGGGTATTCGATGCTTCGGGTTCGCTCCACTGCGGCTGCCGCCCGACCTCGATTTCTCCGCGCTGTTCCACGGAGTGGACGAACGCGTGCCGGTTGACGCGCTGGAGTTTGGTACCCGCGTACTGCACCACTTCCTGACACACTGTTGA
- a CDS encoding YbhB/YbcL family Raf kinase inhibitor-like protein has product MTTAPDPYAALPKLPTFTLTSTSLTDGQPLGKAQVSGIMGAGGEDASPQLSWSGFPEETRSFAVTVYDPDAPTASGFWHWAVANLPATCTELPEGVGDGSLLPGDALTLVNDAGMRRYVGAAPPAGHGAHRYYVAVHAVDVEKLELAEDASPAYLGFNLFMHAIARAVIVGTYEQK; this is encoded by the coding sequence ATGACCACAGCCCCCGACCCGTACGCCGCGCTGCCCAAGCTGCCGACGTTCACGCTCACCTCCACGTCGCTGACCGATGGCCAGCCGTTGGGCAAGGCCCAGGTCAGCGGAATCATGGGTGCCGGCGGTGAAGACGCCAGCCCGCAGCTGAGCTGGTCGGGCTTCCCCGAGGAGACCCGCAGCTTCGCGGTCACCGTCTACGACCCGGACGCCCCCACCGCGTCGGGGTTCTGGCACTGGGCGGTGGCCAACCTGCCGGCCACCTGCACCGAACTGCCCGAGGGCGTCGGGGACGGCAGCCTGCTGCCCGGCGACGCGCTGACCCTGGTCAACGACGCCGGGATGCGCCGCTACGTGGGTGCCGCGCCGCCGGCCGGTCACGGGGCGCACCGCTACTACGTGGCGGTGCACGCCGTCGACGTCGAGAAGCTGGAGCTGGCCGAGGACGCCAGCCCGGCCTACCTGGGCTTCAACCTGTTCATGCACGCGATCGCGCGCGCGGTGATCGTCGGCACCTACGAGCAGAAGTAG
- a CDS encoding quinone-dependent dihydroorotate dehydrogenase, translated as MGLYGAVRRAFFMVPAERIHTIVFAGLRGATATPPARRALQRRLAPHDPLLASTVFGVQFPGPLGLAAGFDKDGAGLNTWGALGFGYAEVGTVTAAAQPGNPAPRLFRLPDDRALLNRMGFNNHGAAALATQLARHRSDVPIGVNIGKTKVTPPEDAVEDYRTSARLLAPLAAYLVVNVSSPNTPGLRDLQAVESLRPILAAVRAETTKPVLVKIAPDLADTDLDAIADLCVELGLAGIVATNTTVSRDGLATPGVAELGPGGISGPPVARRALEVLRRLYARVGDRLVLISVGGIETADDAWERITAGAALLQGYTGFIYGGGLWARNIHDGLAQRLRDGGFASLAEAVGSAAR; from the coding sequence ATGGGTCTCTACGGCGCAGTGCGCCGCGCGTTCTTCATGGTGCCGGCCGAGCGCATCCACACCATCGTGTTCGCCGGCCTGCGCGGTGCCACCGCGACGCCGCCGGCACGCCGGGCCCTGCAGCGCCGGCTCGCCCCGCATGACCCGCTGCTGGCCAGCACCGTGTTCGGGGTGCAATTCCCCGGTCCGCTCGGGCTGGCCGCCGGATTCGATAAGGATGGCGCCGGGCTAAACACTTGGGGCGCGTTGGGTTTCGGCTACGCCGAGGTGGGCACCGTGACGGCGGCGGCACAACCGGGCAACCCGGCGCCGCGCCTGTTCCGGCTGCCCGACGACCGCGCGCTGCTGAACCGCATGGGCTTCAACAATCACGGGGCCGCTGCCCTGGCGACCCAGTTGGCGCGGCATCGGTCCGACGTGCCGATCGGGGTGAACATCGGCAAGACCAAGGTCACTCCGCCCGAGGACGCGGTCGAGGACTATCGCACCAGCGCCCGGCTGCTGGCCCCACTGGCCGCCTACCTGGTGGTCAACGTCAGCTCGCCGAACACGCCGGGACTGCGCGACCTGCAGGCCGTCGAATCGCTGCGGCCCATCCTGGCCGCGGTGCGCGCCGAGACCACCAAGCCGGTGCTGGTGAAGATCGCACCGGATCTGGCCGACACCGACCTGGATGCCATTGCCGACCTTTGCGTGGAGTTGGGCCTGGCCGGCATCGTGGCGACCAACACCACGGTGTCTCGCGACGGCCTGGCGACCCCGGGGGTGGCCGAATTGGGGCCCGGCGGAATCTCCGGCCCACCGGTGGCGCGCCGGGCGCTGGAGGTGCTGCGGCGGCTGTACGCCCGGGTCGGCGACCGGCTGGTGCTGATCAGTGTCGGCGGGATCGAGACCGCCGACGACGCCTGGGAGCGGATCACCGCCGGCGCCGCACTGCTGCAGGGCTATACGGGCTTCATCTACGGCGGTGGCCTGTGGGCCCGCAACATCCACGACGGCCTGGCGCAGCGGCTGCGCGACGGCGGGTTCGCGTCGCTGGCCGAGGCGGTCGGCTCCGCCGCCCGCTAG
- a CDS encoding DUF5703 family protein: MTALRRGRLPAGWETELSDDYEWIPLRLPPEVTRIGASTRLSIEAEYRGWELTRVRLYTDGSRRVLLRRKKSAANTISDSRCVDQPGL, encoded by the coding sequence TTGACCGCGCTGCGGCGGGGTCGGTTGCCAGCCGGCTGGGAGACCGAACTGTCCGACGACTACGAATGGATTCCGCTACGCCTGCCGCCGGAGGTCACCCGGATCGGGGCGTCGACCCGGTTGTCCATCGAAGCCGAATACCGAGGTTGGGAGCTGACCCGAGTGCGGTTGTACACCGATGGAAGCAGGCGGGTGTTGCTGCGCCGCAAGAAGTCCGCCGCGAACACGATCAGCGACAGCCGCTGCGTCGACCAGCCGGGACTGTAG
- a CDS encoding undecaprenyl-diphosphate phosphatase, which translates to MSWPQVVVLSIVQGLTEFLPVSSSGHLALASRLFFAGDAGASFTAVTQIGTEVAVLVYFAKDIARIATAWLSGVASALAKTPLPAERKTDYRMGWYVIVGSIPIVIVGVLFQHFIRGEVRNLWVIASAMVGFSLVIAAAEYVGRQQRHADQLTVKDGFLVGAAQCLALIPGVSRSGATISAGLFLGMDRALAARFGFLLGIPAVFASGLHELPNAFNPVTEGMSATGLQLLVSVVITFLVGYAAISWLLRFVSSHTMYWFVGYRVIAGTTILILLATGALAASS; encoded by the coding sequence ATGTCGTGGCCGCAAGTAGTCGTCCTGTCGATTGTCCAGGGCCTCACCGAGTTTCTGCCGGTCTCCTCCTCGGGGCATCTGGCCCTGGCCTCCCGGTTGTTCTTCGCCGGTGACGCCGGCGCCTCGTTCACCGCGGTGACCCAGATCGGCACCGAGGTCGCCGTACTGGTCTATTTCGCCAAGGACATTGCACGCATCGCCACGGCCTGGCTGTCCGGGGTGGCGTCGGCGCTGGCCAAGACCCCGCTGCCCGCCGAACGCAAGACCGACTACCGGATGGGCTGGTACGTCATCGTCGGCAGCATCCCGATCGTGATCGTCGGGGTGCTGTTCCAGCACTTCATCCGCGGCGAGGTACGCAACCTCTGGGTGATCGCTTCGGCGATGGTCGGGTTTTCGTTGGTGATCGCCGCCGCCGAGTATGTCGGCCGCCAGCAACGGCATGCCGACCAGTTGACCGTCAAGGACGGCTTCCTGGTCGGCGCCGCGCAGTGTCTGGCACTGATCCCCGGCGTCTCGCGCTCCGGGGCGACCATCAGCGCCGGCCTGTTCCTGGGCATGGACCGGGCGCTGGCCGCCCGGTTCGGATTCCTGCTGGGCATACCGGCGGTGTTCGCCTCGGGCCTGCACGAACTGCCCAACGCCTTCAATCCGGTCACCGAGGGAATGAGCGCCACCGGGCTGCAGCTGCTGGTCTCGGTGGTGATCACCTTCCTCGTCGGCTATGCGGCGATCAGCTGGCTGCTGCGGTTCGTCAGCAGTCACACCATGTACTGGTTTGTCGGATACCGGGTCATCGCTGGGACGACGATCCTGATCCTGCTGGCTACCGGGGCGTTGGCGGCGTCGTCATGA
- a CDS encoding MSMEG_4193 family putative phosphomutase has product MTVILLRHGRSTSNTSGVLAGRTEGVELDDLGREQAAQVVERLDGLPIKAVVRSPLLRCRRTVEPLAAALGLEPLVDDRLAEVDYGAWTGRKLSELTAEPLWRVVQAQPSAAIFPEGEGLAQVQARAVTAVRDHDRQLASQHGADVLWVACTHGDVIKAVIADALGVHLDGFQRITADPASASVIRYTPLRPFVIHLNHTGASLAAAVQSSPAGPVPESDAVVGGSTT; this is encoded by the coding sequence ATGACCGTCATCCTGCTGCGCCATGGCCGGTCCACCTCGAACACCTCCGGGGTGCTGGCCGGGCGCACCGAAGGCGTCGAGCTCGACGACCTGGGCCGCGAGCAGGCCGCACAGGTCGTCGAGCGGCTCGACGGCCTGCCGATCAAGGCGGTGGTGCGCTCGCCGCTGCTGCGCTGCCGACGCACCGTCGAGCCGCTGGCCGCTGCGCTGGGGCTGGAGCCGCTCGTCGACGACCGGCTCGCCGAGGTCGACTACGGGGCCTGGACCGGCCGCAAGCTCAGCGAGCTGACCGCCGAGCCGCTGTGGCGGGTGGTGCAGGCCCAGCCCAGCGCGGCGATCTTCCCCGAGGGCGAAGGGCTGGCGCAGGTGCAGGCCCGGGCCGTCACCGCGGTCCGCGACCACGACCGGCAGCTGGCCTCCCAGCACGGCGCCGACGTGCTGTGGGTTGCATGTACCCACGGCGACGTCATCAAGGCGGTCATCGCCGACGCGCTCGGCGTGCATCTGGACGGCTTTCAGCGGATCACCGCCGACCCGGCATCGGCGAGTGTGATCCGCTATACACCGTTGCGCCCCTTCGTGATTCACCTCAACCACACCGGAGCGTCGTTGGCCGCCGCGGTGCAGAGTTCGCCAGCCGGCCCGGTCCCCGAAAGCGACGCGGTAGTCGGCGGGTCCACCACCTAG
- a CDS encoding DUF3090 domain-containing protein has product MSRAIHVFRTPDRFVAGTVGQPGNRTFYLQAVHDERVVSVVLEKQQVAVLSERIGALLLEVNRRFGTPVPPEPTEIDDLDPLVTPVDAEFRVGTMGLGWDSEAQTVVVELLAVSDAEFDASVVLDDTDEGPDAVRVFLTPESARQFATRSNRVISAGRPPCPLCDEPLDPAGHMCVRTNGYRRGAFSPDDEPDDADI; this is encoded by the coding sequence ATGTCCCGAGCAATTCATGTCTTCCGCACCCCCGACCGTTTCGTGGCCGGGACCGTCGGCCAACCCGGAAACCGCACCTTCTATCTGCAGGCGGTCCACGACGAGCGGGTGGTCTCGGTAGTGTTGGAAAAGCAGCAGGTCGCGGTGCTGTCCGAACGGATCGGCGCGCTGCTGCTGGAGGTCAACCGTCGATTCGGCACCCCGGTGCCGCCCGAGCCCACCGAGATCGACGACCTGGACCCGCTGGTCACGCCGGTGGACGCAGAGTTCCGGGTCGGCACCATGGGGCTGGGCTGGGATTCCGAGGCGCAGACGGTGGTGGTGGAGCTGCTTGCGGTCAGTGACGCCGAGTTCGACGCGTCGGTGGTGCTCGACGACACCGACGAGGGGCCGGACGCGGTGCGGGTGTTCCTCACCCCGGAGTCCGCGCGCCAGTTCGCCACCCGCTCCAACCGGGTGATCTCGGCGGGCCGCCCGCCCTGTCCGCTGTGCGACGAACCGCTGGACCCCGCCGGTCACATGTGCGTGCGCACCAACGGCTATCGGCGGGGCGCTTTCAGTCCCGACGACGAGCCCGATGACGCAGATATCTGA
- a CDS encoding SCO1664 family protein yields the protein MTQISDDRETLHSGELEILGRIRSASNATFLCQATLGENRVHCVYKPVAGEQPLWDFPDGTLAGRELGAHLISVELGWNLVPYTIIRDGPAGPGMVQRWVDQPEDDDEVPAASLLPGLVDVVPGDHVPAGYLPVLQAYGNNGDPVTLVHADDIRLRRLAIFDVVINNADRKGGHVLHGTDGRVYGVDHGVSLHTQDKLRTVLWGWAGKSVSDLDDEALPVLSRLLVALDGPLAASLQPHLTADEIAALRRRVADLLEHPVMPGPDRHRPIPWPAF from the coding sequence ATGACGCAGATATCTGACGACCGGGAGACGTTGCACTCCGGGGAACTGGAGATACTGGGCCGCATCCGCTCGGCGAGCAACGCCACTTTCCTGTGCCAGGCGACGCTGGGGGAGAACCGCGTCCACTGCGTCTACAAGCCGGTCGCCGGCGAACAGCCGCTCTGGGATTTCCCCGACGGCACCCTGGCCGGCCGCGAACTCGGCGCGCACCTTATTTCGGTCGAACTGGGCTGGAATCTGGTTCCCTACACCATTATTCGCGACGGTCCAGCAGGTCCGGGCATGGTGCAGCGCTGGGTGGACCAACCCGAAGACGACGACGAAGTGCCGGCCGCGTCCTTGCTGCCCGGCCTGGTCGACGTGGTTCCGGGCGACCACGTCCCGGCGGGCTACCTGCCGGTCTTGCAGGCTTACGGCAACAACGGTGATCCGGTCACGCTGGTGCACGCCGACGACATCCGGTTGCGTCGCCTGGCCATCTTCGACGTGGTGATCAACAACGCCGACCGCAAAGGCGGCCACGTGCTGCACGGCACCGACGGCCGCGTCTACGGCGTTGACCACGGCGTGAGCCTGCACACCCAAGACAAGCTGCGCACCGTGCTGTGGGGGTGGGCGGGCAAGTCGGTGTCTGACCTGGACGACGAGGCGTTGCCGGTGCTGTCGCGGCTGCTGGTGGCGCTGGACGGTCCGCTGGCGGCATCGCTGCAACCGCACCTGACGGCCGACGAGATCGCGGCGCTACGCCGCCGCGTCGCCGACCTGCTGGAGCACCCGGTGATGCCCGGCCCGGACCGTCATCGCCCGATCCCGTGGCCGGCGTTCTGA
- a CDS encoding alpha/beta hydrolase has protein sequence MTNTDAADRRPSLASHFVAMTSRNTLRPLSQLIPSSAHGLAVMDRVLRMALVGSRPRRSVAVRTIDTEFAGNQIRGDWITSPAVDPHAVPLLYIHGGAYSMCSPATHRGLLGELASASGRPIFAVRYRLAPRYPFPAAADDALNAYRWLVTGQPSASGERGVAVAGDSAGGQLTMATALGARSDGLPLPDSMLLMSPVLDLTCELARARELRRRDPFASARSAARALDLYVAGADHRNERISVLDADLRSMPPILIQVGGREMLIDDSRHLADRLRSAGSSVEIQVYRGQIHVFQAMFRILPEAREAIHRAGNFLKASAHR, from the coding sequence GTGACCAACACTGATGCGGCGGACCGGCGCCCCAGTCTTGCAAGTCATTTCGTGGCAATGACTTCGCGAAACACACTGCGTCCGCTGTCGCAACTCATCCCGTCGAGCGCCCACGGCCTCGCGGTGATGGATCGCGTACTCCGGATGGCGCTTGTGGGATCGCGGCCCCGCCGAAGCGTGGCGGTTCGCACAATAGATACCGAGTTCGCCGGGAATCAGATACGCGGGGATTGGATCACTTCTCCTGCAGTCGATCCACACGCGGTTCCGTTGCTCTACATTCATGGCGGCGCCTACTCCATGTGCTCACCGGCTACCCACCGCGGCCTGCTCGGTGAACTTGCCTCCGCGAGCGGTCGGCCCATCTTTGCGGTGAGGTATCGGCTAGCTCCACGCTATCCCTTTCCCGCTGCCGCCGACGATGCACTGAACGCATACCGCTGGCTCGTCACAGGGCAGCCTTCGGCTTCCGGCGAACGCGGTGTTGCGGTGGCCGGGGACTCGGCGGGCGGCCAGCTCACGATGGCCACCGCCCTTGGCGCACGTAGTGACGGACTGCCGCTGCCGGATTCGATGCTTCTCATGTCTCCGGTCCTGGATCTGACATGTGAACTCGCGAGGGCACGCGAACTTCGCCGCCGTGATCCTTTCGCCTCTGCTCGGTCCGCGGCCCGCGCTCTTGACCTGTACGTGGCTGGTGCAGATCACCGCAATGAGCGAATCAGCGTGCTCGACGCAGACCTCAGGTCCATGCCACCGATCCTGATTCAGGTAGGCGGAAGAGAAATGTTGATCGATGACTCGAGGCATCTTGCCGACCGCCTCCGATCGGCCGGATCAAGCGTTGAGATACAGGTGTACCGGGGACAGATCCACGTGTTCCAAGCCATGTTCCGAATCCTGCCCGAGGCTCGTGAGGCGATCCACCGCGCTGGAAACTTCCTGAAAGCTTCGGCCCACCGGTGA